The following coding sequences lie in one Haladaptatus sp. DJG-WS-42 genomic window:
- a CDS encoding 50S ribosomal protein L18 has product MANGPRYKVPMRRRREVRTDYHQRLRLLKSGKPRLVARKSNQHIRAQLITAGDEGDVTLASATSADLAEFGWEAPTGNLPAAYLTGFLAGKRALAAGLEEAVLDIGLNTATPGNKVFAVQEGAIDAGLDIPHNESVLADWSRTRGEHIADYAASLDEPLYSGEFDATELPEHFDEVRERLENEL; this is encoded by the coding sequence ATGGCTAACGGACCACGATACAAGGTTCCGATGCGGCGCCGCCGAGAGGTCAGAACGGACTACCACCAGAGGTTGCGCCTGTTGAAATCCGGCAAGCCTCGTCTGGTCGCTCGAAAGAGCAACCAGCACATCAGGGCGCAGCTGATCACGGCTGGAGACGAAGGCGACGTGACACTTGCAAGTGCAACGTCCGCCGACCTCGCCGAGTTTGGCTGGGAGGCCCCGACTGGTAACCTGCCTGCAGCGTACCTGACCGGCTTCCTCGCCGGCAAGCGCGCGCTCGCAGCAGGCCTCGAAGAGGCAGTGCTCGACATCGGCCTTAACACGGCAACCCCCGGCAACAAAGTGTTCGCAGTTCAAGAAGGCGCAATCGATGCAGGACTCGACATCCCGCACAACGAGAGCGTCCTCGCTGACTGGTCTCGCACCCGTGGCGAACACATTGCCGACTACGCAGCATCGCTCGACGAACCACTCTACAGCGGAGAGTTCGACGCGACCGAACTCCCCGAGCACTTCGACGAAGTGCGTGAACGACTGGAGAACGAACTATGA
- a CDS encoding ribonuclease P protein component 1, translated as MLTPETLPRHELIGLHVRVAAAPNPDVVGIAGRVVGETTQMLSIEVGSRTKHVPKQASTLEFGPIDEAAADRKEAGTASKPAGEDAAYVTVDGARLLSHPALRTETTGDSKWR; from the coding sequence ATGCTGACCCCCGAGACACTCCCACGACACGAACTCATCGGCCTGCACGTGCGGGTCGCTGCTGCCCCAAACCCCGACGTAGTCGGGATAGCGGGGCGTGTGGTGGGCGAAACCACCCAGATGCTCAGCATCGAGGTGGGGTCTCGGACGAAGCACGTGCCAAAGCAGGCCTCGACACTCGAGTTCGGACCCATAGATGAAGCTGCGGCCGACCGCAAGGAGGCCGGGACCGCATCCAAACCAGCAGGCGAGGATGCGGCTTACGTTACGGTGGATGGGGCCCGACTGCTCTCACACCCTGCTCTTCGCACAGAAACTACAGGAGATTCCAAATGGCGTTAG
- a CDS encoding 30S ribosomal protein S14 gives MSEELGEHATKRTGQLQQCQRCGRKQGLVGKYDIWLCRQCFREIARSMGFKKYK, from the coding sequence ATGAGCGAGGAACTCGGCGAGCACGCCACGAAGCGGACGGGCCAGCTCCAACAGTGCCAGCGATGCGGTCGCAAACAAGGCCTTGTTGGCAAGTACGACATCTGGCTCTGCCGGCAGTGCTTCCGTGAGATTGCCCGAAGCATGGGCTTCAAGAAATACAAGTAA
- a CDS encoding 50S ribosomal protein L32e, whose product MADEDQPQELTDISGVGEAKAEALREAGFETVEAVARASQSELAEVDGIGNALAARIKADVGGLEVSEETEAEVEDEDAEAEEADAEDVETELQPRGLVDKTPDLDDEEARLLQARARTGKPQFNRQDYHKKKRTPTSWRKPRGGLSKQRRGIKGKGPMVEAGYRTPKSIRGRHPSGFEEVRVFNVDDLEGVDGDTQAARIAGSVGARKRERIEEEAEEKGIRVLNPTYVEVEVTEE is encoded by the coding sequence ATGGCAGACGAAGACCAACCACAAGAACTGACCGACATCAGCGGTGTCGGCGAGGCAAAGGCAGAGGCACTCCGCGAAGCAGGCTTCGAAACGGTCGAAGCCGTCGCACGCGCCTCCCAGTCTGAACTCGCCGAGGTTGATGGCATCGGTAACGCCCTCGCCGCCCGTATCAAAGCGGACGTCGGTGGCCTCGAAGTCTCAGAGGAGACGGAAGCCGAAGTCGAAGACGAAGACGCAGAAGCCGAGGAGGCGGACGCCGAAGACGTCGAGACCGAACTGCAGCCACGCGGACTGGTCGATAAGACCCCCGACCTCGACGACGAGGAAGCGCGCCTGCTCCAAGCACGCGCCCGCACTGGCAAACCGCAGTTCAACCGCCAGGACTACCACAAGAAAAAGCGCACGCCGACCTCGTGGCGCAAGCCACGCGGCGGTCTCTCGAAGCAGCGCCGCGGCATCAAGGGCAAGGGCCCGATGGTCGAGGCAGGCTACCGCACCCCGAAATCGATTCGGGGTCGCCACCCAAGCGGCTTCGAAGAAGTGCGCGTCTTCAACGTCGACGACCTCGAAGGCGTCGACGGTGACACGCAGGCAGCCCGTATCGCTGGCTCCGTCGGTGCTCGCAAACGCGAACGCATCGAAGAGGAGGCAGAGGAGAAGGGCATCCGCGTGCTCAACCCAACCTACGTCGAAGTTGAGGTGACAGAAGAATGA
- a CDS encoding 30S ribosomal protein S8, whose translation MADNDPLSSALSGIDNAESVGHLTQTVEPASNIIGSVLEVFYDRGYINGFEFVEDGKAGRFEVELKGAINECGSVKPRYSAGADDYERWEKRFLPARDYGTLVVTTSHGIMSHYEAREQGIGGQIIAYVY comes from the coding sequence ATGGCAGATAACGACCCACTCAGCAGCGCACTCTCCGGCATCGACAACGCCGAGAGCGTCGGTCATCTGACCCAGACAGTTGAGCCCGCCTCGAATATCATCGGCAGCGTGCTTGAGGTCTTCTACGACCGCGGGTACATCAACGGCTTCGAGTTCGTCGAAGACGGCAAAGCCGGTCGATTCGAGGTTGAACTAAAAGGCGCGATCAACGAATGTGGTTCGGTCAAGCCCCGCTACTCGGCGGGTGCAGACGACTACGAGCGATGGGAGAAACGGTTCCTCCCAGCCCGTGACTACGGGACGCTTGTCGTGACTACCAGCCACGGGATCATGAGCCACTACGAGGCCCGCGAACAGGGTATCGGTGGCCAAATTATCGCGTACGTGTACTGA
- a CDS encoding uL15m family ribosomal protein, which translates to MTSKKRRQRGSRTHSGGTHKNRRGAGHRGGRGRAGRAKHEFHNYEPLGKHGFTRPPSVREDVRTVDVQTLDENAVLYAADGLAEETDHGFKLDARDIVEDGHDVDVVKVLGGSQIRNQLVVTADDFSESARELIEGEGGDAILSERGEERQAELEADDEDEDEDAE; encoded by the coding sequence ATGACCAGTAAGAAACGACGCCAGCGTGGCTCGCGCACCCACAGCGGCGGTACCCACAAGAACCGGCGTGGTGCCGGACACCGTGGTGGCCGCGGTCGCGCCGGTCGCGCAAAACACGAGTTCCACAACTACGAACCGCTTGGCAAACACGGGTTCACCCGGCCGCCGTCCGTCCGCGAAGACGTCCGCACCGTGGACGTCCAGACGCTCGACGAGAACGCGGTGCTCTACGCCGCAGACGGTCTCGCAGAAGAGACCGACCACGGTTTCAAGCTGGACGCCCGCGACATCGTCGAGGACGGTCACGACGTCGACGTCGTGAAAGTGCTCGGTGGCAGCCAGATTCGTAACCAGCTCGTCGTAACGGCTGACGACTTCAGCGAGAGCGCACGCGAGCTCATCGAGGGCGAAGGCGGCGACGCCATCCTCAGTGAGCGCGGCGAAGAGCGCCAGGCTGAACTCGAAGCAGACGACGAAGACGAAGACGAGGACGCGGAGTAG
- the rpmD gene encoding 50S ribosomal protein L30, which translates to MRALVQIRGEVNMEQGVRDTLSMLNIHKVNHATFVPDTEAYRGMVTKVNDYIAHGEPSKDVVVTLLRTRAEPLEGDTTVDDEWVAENTDYDDIESLADALFAEETNLREQGLSPVLRLHPPRKGHNGIKHVTKEGGELGKHTTEEIDHLLEAMR; encoded by the coding sequence ATGCGAGCACTCGTCCAGATTCGCGGTGAAGTGAACATGGAACAGGGCGTCCGCGACACGCTCTCCATGCTCAACATCCACAAAGTCAACCACGCGACCTTCGTCCCGGACACGGAGGCCTACCGTGGCATGGTCACCAAGGTCAACGACTACATTGCCCACGGTGAACCAAGCAAGGACGTCGTCGTCACGCTCCTTCGGACGCGCGCAGAGCCGCTCGAAGGCGACACGACCGTCGACGACGAGTGGGTGGCAGAAAACACCGATTACGACGACATCGAGAGCCTCGCAGACGCGCTCTTCGCAGAAGAGACGAACCTCCGCGAGCAAGGCCTCTCTCCCGTGCTTCGCCTCCACCCCCCACGCAAGGGGCACAACGGCATCAAGCACGTTACTAAAGAGGGTGGCGAACTCGGTAAGCACACGACAGAGGAGATCGACCACCTCCTCGAGGCGATGCGATAA
- a CDS encoding 30S ribosomal protein S5 — translation MSRNNNGWEPRTRLGRKVAEGDITTMEDALRSGLPLKEPQIVDQLLPGLEDDVLDINMVQRMTDSGRRVKFRSVVAIGNRDGYVGYAQGRDDQVGGSIQKAIERAKLNIIDVSRGCGSWECGCGRPHTVALRTSGKAGSVEVELQPAPRGLGLAGGETVRSVLELAGIEDIWTRSSGNTRTTVNFAKATFNALRNTAEARVPQHAREQREVIE, via the coding sequence ATGAGCAGAAACAACAACGGCTGGGAGCCACGAACCCGTCTCGGTCGGAAAGTCGCAGAGGGCGACATCACCACGATGGAAGATGCCCTCCGCTCGGGTCTCCCGCTGAAGGAGCCCCAGATCGTCGACCAGCTCCTCCCGGGGCTCGAAGACGACGTGCTGGACATCAACATGGTCCAGCGCATGACTGACTCCGGCCGCCGTGTCAAGTTCCGCTCGGTCGTCGCCATTGGTAACCGCGATGGTTACGTTGGCTACGCCCAGGGCCGGGACGACCAGGTCGGTGGCTCCATCCAGAAGGCAATCGAGCGCGCAAAACTGAACATCATCGACGTCTCGCGTGGCTGCGGGTCGTGGGAATGTGGCTGTGGGCGACCCCACACCGTCGCACTCCGCACGTCCGGCAAGGCAGGCAGCGTCGAGGTCGAACTCCAGCCCGCCCCACGCGGGCTTGGACTCGCGGGCGGGGAGACCGTCCGTTCGGTGCTCGAGCTCGCCGGTATCGAAGACATCTGGACGCGCTCGTCGGGGAACACCCGTACGACCGTCAACTTCGCAAAAGCAACCTTCAACGCGCTTCGCAACACGGCTGAGGCCCGCGTGCCCCAGCACGCCCGCGAGCAGCGTGAGGTGATCGAATAA
- the secY gene encoding preprotein translocase subunit SecY, which translates to MGWKEAAEPVLTRMPSVRRPEGHVPFRRKLGWTAGILVLYFFLTNVFLYGLGSGQSDVFGQFRSILAGGQGTILQLGIGPIVTASIVLQLLGGADLLGLDTSNPRDQILYQGLQKFLVVVMILLTGLPMVFAGNFLPADPQVAQSLGIGLGGVKWLIFAQIFVGGILILFMDEVVSKWGVGSGIGLFIIAGVSQSLVGGFFAVPGIGSNEAGLFATWFGMLTGSVDMPSLLTVPGLQVLFMGEGQILALITTLLIFGVVVYAESVRVEIPLSHSRVKGARGRFPVKLIYASVLPMILVRALQANIQFLGRILEAQWAGMPGWVGTYAQGQPVSGLFYYLAPIQSPGQWMWWLGQTTAEPWMIIIRVLIDLTFMVIGGAIFAIFWVETTDMGPEATARQIQRSGMQIPGFRQSPGVMEKVLERYIPQVTIIGGALVGLLAVMANMLGTIGAVSGTGLLLTVSITYKLYEEIAEEQLMEMHPMMRQMFGGGGD; encoded by the coding sequence ATGGGCTGGAAGGAGGCTGCTGAACCGGTGCTCACCCGAATGCCGTCGGTACGCAGACCGGAAGGTCACGTGCCGTTCCGTCGCAAGCTCGGCTGGACAGCGGGCATTCTGGTGTTGTATTTCTTCCTGACGAACGTGTTCCTGTACGGACTCGGCTCCGGGCAGTCTGACGTGTTCGGGCAGTTCCGCTCCATCCTCGCGGGTGGTCAGGGGACAATCCTGCAGCTCGGTATCGGTCCAATCGTCACCGCAAGTATTGTGCTGCAGCTACTCGGCGGCGCCGACCTCTTGGGCCTCGACACGAGTAACCCGAGAGACCAGATCCTCTATCAGGGCCTCCAGAAGTTCCTGGTGGTCGTGATGATTCTGCTCACCGGCCTCCCGATGGTCTTCGCAGGAAACTTCCTGCCCGCAGACCCACAGGTCGCCCAGAGCCTCGGCATTGGCCTTGGCGGCGTGAAGTGGCTCATCTTCGCCCAGATCTTCGTTGGCGGCATCCTCATCCTGTTCATGGACGAGGTCGTCTCGAAATGGGGCGTTGGCTCAGGGATTGGCCTGTTCATCATCGCCGGTGTGAGCCAAAGTCTCGTGGGTGGCTTCTTCGCCGTCCCCGGGATTGGCTCGAACGAAGCCGGGCTGTTTGCGACGTGGTTCGGCATGCTTACCGGCAGCGTTGACATGCCAAGCCTCCTGACGGTTCCGGGCTTGCAAGTGCTCTTCATGGGTGAAGGGCAGATTCTTGCGCTCATCACGACCCTCCTCATCTTCGGTGTGGTCGTGTACGCAGAGAGCGTCCGCGTCGAGATTCCCCTCTCGCACTCGCGTGTGAAGGGAGCTCGCGGTCGCTTCCCCGTCAAACTCATCTACGCGAGCGTCCTGCCGATGATCCTCGTTCGTGCGCTCCAAGCGAACATCCAGTTCCTCGGACGCATCTTAGAGGCCCAGTGGGCCGGAATGCCCGGCTGGGTCGGCACGTACGCCCAAGGCCAGCCCGTGAGCGGGTTGTTCTACTACCTCGCTCCCATCCAGTCACCAGGGCAGTGGATGTGGTGGCTTGGCCAGACGACGGCCGAGCCGTGGATGATTATCATCCGCGTGCTCATCGACCTGACCTTCATGGTCATCGGTGGAGCTATCTTCGCCATCTTCTGGGTGGAGACCACCGACATGGGGCCGGAAGCAACCGCGCGCCAGATTCAGCGCTCGGGGATGCAGATTCCCGGCTTCCGCCAAAGTCCCGGTGTCATGGAGAAGGTCTTAGAACGCTACATCCCGCAGGTCACCATCATCGGTGGTGCCCTCGTGGGCCTGCTCGCCGTCATGGCGAACATGCTCGGCACCATCGGTGCCGTCTCCGGGACGGGACTGCTGCTCACCGTCTCCATCACGTACAAACTGTACGAGGAGATTGCTGAGGAGCAACTCATGGAGATGCACCCGATGATGCGCCAGATGTTCGGCGGCGGCGGCGACTAA
- the rpmC gene encoding 50S ribosomal protein L29, producing MAILYTDEIRDMTPAEREAELEELETELLNDRAIQAAGGAPENPGRTSELRRTIARIKTIQAEEGDADEE from the coding sequence ATGGCGATTCTCTACACCGACGAGATTCGTGACATGACGCCCGCAGAGCGCGAGGCGGAACTCGAAGAACTCGAAACTGAACTACTGAACGACCGCGCAATCCAGGCCGCCGGTGGCGCGCCTGAGAACCCCGGTCGAACTTCAGAACTTCGCCGAACCATCGCCCGAATCAAGACGATTCAGGCGGAGGAAGGCGACGCAGACGAGGAATAA
- a CDS encoding 50S ribosomal protein L5, with translation MSEAEFHAMRQPRVEKVVVHMGVGRGGRELANAEDILEDVTGQQSVRTLAKRTVPDFGIREGDPIGAKVTLRHEDAEEFLTTALTLVDLKPKQFDDNGNFSFGVPEHTEFPSQEYDPNIGIYGLDVTVNLVRPGYRVAKRDKVNRQIPSAHKLTVEDAIAYLESTYDVEVNK, from the coding sequence ATGAGCGAGGCTGAGTTCCACGCAATGCGACAGCCCCGTGTCGAAAAAGTCGTCGTCCACATGGGTGTCGGCCGCGGTGGGCGCGAGCTCGCCAACGCAGAAGACATCTTAGAAGACGTGACCGGCCAGCAGAGCGTTCGGACGCTCGCAAAGCGTACGGTCCCGGACTTCGGCATCCGCGAGGGTGACCCAATCGGTGCCAAAGTGACGCTCCGCCACGAGGACGCAGAAGAGTTCCTCACGACGGCGCTCACGCTCGTCGACCTCAAACCAAAGCAGTTCGACGACAACGGCAACTTCAGCTTCGGCGTTCCGGAACACACGGAGTTCCCAAGCCAGGAGTACGACCCGAACATCGGGATTTACGGGCTTGACGTCACCGTCAACCTCGTCCGTCCCGGCTACCGTGTCGCAAAGCGCGACAAGGTCAATCGACAGATTCCGTCGGCCCACAAGCTGACGGTCGAGGACGCAATCGCGTACCTCGAATCGACGTATGACGTGGAGGTGAACAAATGA
- a CDS encoding 50S ribosomal protein L19e has product MSDLKAQRRLAADVLDVGKNKVWMDPEASAEIADAITREDIRELVADGSIKAQDKRGNSRGRARERNKKRAYGHRKGPGSRKGKAGARQNKKKDWTSRIRAQRKKLKELRDEGELNRTQYRSLYNKASGGEFRSVQYLLNYIEQQYGDE; this is encoded by the coding sequence ATGAGCGACCTGAAAGCCCAGCGCCGTCTCGCAGCCGACGTCTTAGACGTGGGCAAGAACAAAGTCTGGATGGACCCAGAAGCCTCAGCCGAGATTGCAGACGCAATCACGCGCGAGGACATCCGCGAACTCGTCGCAGATGGCTCCATCAAGGCACAGGACAAGCGCGGGAATTCCCGCGGTCGTGCCCGTGAGCGCAACAAGAAGCGCGCCTACGGACACCGCAAAGGCCCCGGTTCCCGCAAAGGGAAGGCTGGCGCACGGCAGAACAAGAAAAAGGACTGGACGAGCCGCATTCGCGCACAGCGAAAGAAGCTCAAGGAACTCCGCGACGAGGGTGAACTCAACCGCACCCAGTACCGCTCGCTTTACAACAAGGCAAGCGGTGGCGAGTTCCGCAGTGTTCAGTACCTGCTCAACTACATCGAACAACAGTACGGTGACGAATAA
- a CDS encoding 50S ribosomal protein L14, with protein sequence MKALKADITQGLEKGSIIKCADNTGARELKVISVAGYSGTINRHPKAGLADKVTVSVTKGTPEMRRQVLEAVIIRQRKPIRRPDGQRVKFQDNAAVIVDENEDPRGTEIKGPIGREVAERFGSIASTATMIV encoded by the coding sequence ATGAAGGCGCTCAAAGCCGACATCACCCAAGGGCTCGAAAAGGGTTCGATTATCAAGTGTGCCGACAACACCGGCGCACGCGAACTCAAGGTCATCAGTGTTGCCGGCTACTCCGGCACCATTAACCGCCACCCCAAAGCGGGGCTCGCGGACAAGGTGACCGTCTCCGTGACGAAGGGGACCCCGGAAATGCGCCGGCAGGTCCTCGAGGCCGTCATTATCCGCCAGCGGAAACCGATTCGCCGCCCAGACGGGCAGCGCGTCAAGTTCCAGGATAATGCCGCCGTCATCGTCGATGAGAACGAAGACCCTCGCGGGACCGAGATTAAAGGTCCAATCGGGCGAGAGGTCGCAGAACGCTTCGGAAGCATCGCTTCCACAGCTACGATGATAGTATGA
- the rplX gene encoding 50S ribosomal protein L24 produces the protein MTRQPTKQRNQTERAPLHKRQRQVRATLSDDLREQYGKRNVRVNVGDTVEVMRGDFAGEEGEVMEVDLKKTVIYVEGVTLEKADGEEVPRALDTSNVRVTELNLEDDVREARLEEDNE, from the coding sequence ATGACTCGACAACCAACCAAACAGCGCAACCAGACCGAGCGCGCACCGCTGCACAAGCGTCAGCGCCAGGTTCGTGCCACGCTCTCGGACGACCTCCGTGAGCAGTACGGCAAGCGAAACGTCCGCGTGAACGTGGGCGACACCGTCGAGGTTATGCGCGGCGACTTCGCTGGCGAAGAAGGCGAAGTCATGGAAGTTGACCTCAAAAAGACCGTCATCTACGTCGAGGGCGTGACCCTCGAAAAGGCAGACGGCGAAGAGGTCCCCCGTGCACTCGACACCAGCAACGTCCGCGTGACCGAGCTGAACCTGGAAGACGACGTCCGCGAGGCGCGCCTGGAGGAAGACAATGAGTAA
- a CDS encoding 30S ribosomal protein S17, giving the protein MALGLNVPEPEATCADENCPFHGSLAVRGQLLEGKVASTDMEKTVIVEREYDVKVPKYDRYMKRRSRIPAHAPECLGLEVGDTVRIAETRPLSKTKAHVVVETTGGDA; this is encoded by the coding sequence ATGGCGTTAGGACTGAACGTACCAGAACCGGAGGCCACTTGCGCCGACGAGAACTGCCCATTCCACGGCTCGCTTGCCGTGCGTGGTCAGCTCCTCGAAGGCAAAGTCGCCTCGACGGATATGGAGAAAACCGTGATCGTCGAACGAGAGTACGACGTGAAAGTACCAAAGTACGACCGGTACATGAAGCGACGCTCTCGCATCCCGGCCCACGCACCAGAGTGCCTGGGTCTGGAGGTCGGCGACACGGTTCGTATAGCAGAGACACGACCGCTTTCGAAGACGAAAGCACACGTCGTGGTCGAAACAACAGGAGGCGATGCCTGA
- a CDS encoding SRPBCC domain-containing protein, producing MQLRSIGRERVIHATVTVPASRAAVWDAWTTDAGVRSFFAPDCTVDLVVMGTYELFFSPDADDGLRGGEGNVILAIEPKRMLSFTWNAPPSLPTVRDQRTSVVVRFRDLPNDRTQVTLTHSGWGEGAAWTKAYDYFVEAWAETVLPRLNERFVSGPVDWGAL from the coding sequence ATGCAGCTTCGTTCTATCGGCAGAGAGCGCGTCATCCACGCAACGGTCACTGTTCCGGCCAGCAGAGCCGCTGTCTGGGACGCCTGGACCACCGACGCGGGCGTTCGAAGCTTCTTCGCGCCCGACTGTACCGTTGACCTCGTCGTGATGGGCACCTACGAGCTGTTTTTCAGTCCCGATGCGGATGACGGCCTCCGCGGCGGCGAAGGCAACGTCATCCTCGCCATCGAACCGAAGCGGATGCTGAGTTTCACGTGGAACGCCCCACCGTCGCTGCCCACCGTCCGCGACCAGCGAACGAGCGTCGTTGTCCGCTTCCGTGACCTCCCGAACGACCGCACGCAGGTCACGCTGACCCACAGCGGCTGGGGCGAAGGCGCAGCGTGGACGAAGGCCTACGACTACTTCGTCGAAGCGTGGGCTGAAACGGTGTTGCCGCGGCTCAACGAACGCTTCGTGAGCGGGCCGGTTGACTGGGGCGCACTCTAA
- a CDS encoding 50S ribosomal protein L6, producing the protein MARVELEIPDDVTAEVDRFDLTVSGPEGSVTRRLWYPNVTVSVDDSVVVIESDVEKAKMNATIGTFSSHIENMFHGVTAGWEYKMEVFYSHFPMQVRVEGDDVVIQNFLGEKSPRRTTVHGDTEVQIDGEELTLTGPDKEHVGQTAADIEQLTRVKGKDTRVFQDGVYIIEKPQRGDA; encoded by the coding sequence ATGGCACGAGTAGAACTCGAAATTCCAGACGATGTGACGGCCGAAGTCGACCGCTTCGACCTCACAGTAAGCGGCCCAGAAGGATCGGTAACGCGCCGACTCTGGTACCCGAACGTCACCGTCTCCGTCGACGACAGCGTTGTCGTCATCGAGAGTGACGTTGAGAAAGCCAAGATGAACGCCACCATCGGGACGTTCTCGAGTCACATCGAGAACATGTTCCACGGCGTGACCGCAGGATGGGAGTACAAGATGGAAGTCTTCTACTCTCACTTCCCAATGCAGGTTCGCGTCGAAGGTGACGACGTTGTCATCCAGAACTTCCTCGGTGAGAAGTCCCCGCGACGGACCACCGTTCACGGCGACACGGAAGTTCAGATTGACGGCGAGGAGCTGACGCTCACCGGTCCCGACAAAGAACACGTCGGCCAGACCGCAGCGGACATCGAACAGCTCACGCGCGTCAAAGGCAAAGACACACGGGTGTTCCAGGACGGCGTCTACATCATCGAAAAACCACAGCGAGGTGACGCCTGA
- a CDS encoding ArsR family transcriptional regulator gives MHPSNAGRNHIDIRHTTSDTPSSATDSFNEWLALQKSTDETRANIIADLVGHPTMATVEELDYMNPDLSDHSIRRHLNILIDAKVVKEYELDTRLRNYPYKFYGVTTEARDLFDRNNLFPADAWKRQYAKVKKTPRIREVETMPRPDK, from the coding sequence ATGCACCCGAGCAACGCTGGCCGGAACCATATCGACATCCGCCACACCACCAGCGACACCCCATCGAGTGCGACAGACAGCTTCAACGAGTGGCTCGCGCTCCAGAAATCCACCGACGAAACCCGTGCGAACATCATCGCTGACCTCGTTGGACACCCGACCATGGCCACCGTTGAGGAACTCGATTACATGAACCCCGACCTCAGCGACCACTCCATCCGAAGACATCTCAATATCCTCATCGACGCGAAAGTCGTCAAAGAGTACGAACTCGACACCCGTCTTCGCAACTATCCATACAAGTTCTACGGGGTTACCACAGAAGCCCGCGACCTGTTCGACCGGAACAACCTGTTCCCTGCCGACGCCTGGAAACGCCAGTACGCAAAAGTCAAAAAGACGCCCCGTATCCGCGAAGTTGAAACCATGCCACGGCCCGACAAGTGA
- a CDS encoding 30S ribosomal protein S4e — protein sequence MSNHQKRLSVPNSWPVERKTAVFTVKAGAGPHGEEGVPLLIVLRDVLGYVDSKKEARYALNQGTVLVNGKQVTDERRPIGMFDILSFTERDEYYRVFPDEGGRLALTAIPGDAADSKLGKITGKRSVQGGKTQLSLHNGQTLLFDEDPGYNGGDSLVVSSDAEVVAHFVYEEGALVTAIKGQHAGEIGTIENIEVAPSSASNRVVVSQDDGSFETVEEYVVVIDENFTGGDDE from the coding sequence ATGAGTAATCACCAGAAGCGACTCTCAGTGCCAAACTCCTGGCCGGTCGAGCGTAAGACCGCTGTCTTCACCGTGAAAGCGGGCGCAGGCCCCCACGGCGAAGAGGGTGTGCCGCTGCTCATCGTTCTTCGCGACGTACTCGGCTACGTCGACTCGAAGAAGGAAGCACGTTACGCGCTCAACCAGGGTACGGTGCTCGTAAACGGCAAGCAAGTAACCGACGAACGTCGCCCAATCGGCATGTTCGACATCCTGTCGTTCACCGAACGCGACGAATACTACCGCGTCTTCCCCGACGAGGGAGGTCGCCTCGCACTCACCGCCATCCCCGGCGATGCCGCAGACTCGAAACTCGGCAAGATCACGGGCAAGCGCAGCGTGCAGGGTGGCAAGACGCAGCTGTCTCTCCACAACGGCCAGACGCTCCTCTTCGACGAGGACCCTGGCTACAACGGCGGCGACTCGCTCGTCGTGTCCAGTGACGCAGAAGTCGTTGCCCACTTCGTCTACGAAGAGGGCGCGCTCGTCACGGCAATCAAGGGACAGCACGCAGGCGAAATCGGCACCATCGAGAACATCGAAGTTGCCCCATCGTCTGCCTCGAACCGCGTCGTCGTCTCCCAAGACGACGGCTCGTTCGAAACGGTCGAAGAATACGTCGTCGTTATCGACGAGAACTTCACCGGAGGTGACGACGAATGA